GTTGACCACGTTCCCATGAACAAGGTTGTCCTGCGTAAGTGGTTGAAAGCCGGGGTGGTCCACAAGGGCCGCCTCTCGCCGACCGAAGAAGGGACGCCGCAAGGCGGAATCATCTCGCCCACGTTGGCAAATGTGTGTTTAAACGGGCTCGAATCAGACCTGAAAGCGTACCTCGGTGCGCAACACGGAAAGACGAAAGCCACGAAGCTGAAAGTCAATGTGGTCCGGTACGCCGACGATTTCGTGATTACCAGCAATTCGAAAGACTTGTTGGAGACTGAAATCAGGCCGTGGGTAGAAGCCTTCCTTGCACAACGAGGACTGCGACTATCGCCGGAAAAGACGAAAGTCGTACATATAGACGAAGGCTTTGACTTTCTGGGATGGAACTTTCGCAAGTACAACGGAAAGTTGCTCATCAAGCCTAGCAAAAAGAACGTGCAAGCGTTCTACCGCAAGGTCAGAGAGATCGTAAAAACGCACTTGATGGTGAAGCAGGAGGTTCTCATTGCCAAGCTCAACCCTGTTTTACGGGGATGGGCTCAGTACCACCAACCGGTGGTGGCGAAAGAAACCTTTAGTCGGATGGATAATCTGATCTACTGGCGCCTCGTGCGCTGGACGAGACGACGACATCCGAATAAGTCTCGACCCTGGTGCCACCGCCGTTACTGGCAAAGCATCGCAGGTCGGAACGAGTTTGCTGCAACGATATGGACAGAAGAAGGCTCCTTCCCGATCACCCTGTTGAGGCTCGCTGATACAGAGATCGTGAGGCACGAGAAGATCAAGGGAGAGTACAACCCGTTTGATTCATCGTGGGAGGTCTATGGTGAACAGTTAAGGACGAAGCGACTGCTTAAACGCATCGCCTATCGAACCGAGACTGCAAAACTATATGTGTCCCAAGCAGGGCGCTGCGCCTTGTGCGGGGAACCTCTGGACTACGAGAGCGGATGGCATGACCACCACCTGGTTTATCGGATGGATGGTGGGTCAGACGCCCTCTCGAACCGAGTGCTTCTGCATCCGGTCTGTCACATACGGGTGCATACCCTTGGTTTGCAGGTAGCGAAACCGGCCCGATAAGGGCTTCGAATCCAGACGGAAAAGGTGATCAGAGATATAATCTGAAAATCCTTTTTCTGCTGGACGTGTTGTGCTTGAGCCGGATGCGGTGAAAGTCGCAAGTCCGGTTCTTAGGGGGGGATGATCCAGCAATGGATCGTTCCTACCCTACCCCAAGCCTTTAGTTTTCTGGAAGCTATGAACCATATTGCGCTGTCTGAACTCGAACGTGCCCGTTACTACATGGTGGAACAACAGATCCGTCCCTGGAACGTATCCGACGAAAAAGTGCTGCAAGCATTGGTCGAGGTCCAGCGCGAACGCTTTGTTCCCTCGTCTTTGCGCTCGTCGGCCTTTTCGGACACCGAGCTGCCACTGATCATCAATGCCGTGGACACGCACGAGACCATGCTCTCGCCCAAAGTCGAAGCCCGTCTGGCTCAAGAGCTGCTGTTGCAGCCTAGCGACGGCGTACTGGAAATTGGCACCGGCTCGGGCTATCAGGCCGCCTTGCTGGCTCACCTGTCCCAACAAGTTACCTCCATCGAAATTGACAGCAAACTGGCCGCTTTCGCCCAGGAAAACCTGCAGCGCAACAATGTGCGCAACGTCAAGGTTGAAGTGGGTGATGCACACGCAGGCTGGGGCACCACCGAGTACGACGCCATTCTGGTCACCGGCTCCGTGCCCACCATTCCTGATGCCTTGAAGTACCAGCTCTGTATCGGGGGCCGTCTGGTTGTGGTGGTCGGTCAAAACCCGGTCATGACGGCGGTGCGCATTACTCGCACCAGCGCCGCCAGCTTCGAGACCACGCCCCTGTTCGACACCTGGATCAAACCTTTGCGCGGCACCGCCGTTTCGCAATTTCGCTTTTAAGTACCTATGCGGTTCATGACTCCCTTGCGCCTGGTATTGCTTTCGCTGTTTGCCTTCAGTACCACCGCCCAGTCGCAAGATCTGCTGCAGGCCTGGAACCAGGCCCTGGCACATGAACCGCAATTTGGCGCTGCCCAGGCTGTACATCAAGCCGATCAGGAACAGGTGCCCCAAAGCCGGGCGCAATTGTTGCCACAGATCAGCGCCATCGGCACGGCCGAACTGCAAGAGCGTCGTCAAACCAGCAAGCTGTCCAATCAGCACTCCAGCGACCGAGCCGCCTGGACCCTAACACTGAGCCAACCCGTATACAACCGCAATGCCTGGGCCCGTTACGAACGCGCTCAGCTATTGGCGCAGGGTGCGGATATTCAGCTGACGCTGGACCGGCAGGATTTGATGCTGCGCGTCAGCCAAAGCTATTTTGATGTGCTGGCGGCGCAAGATACGCTCTCTACCCTGAAAGCCCAGCAAGCCGCCATTGACGAGCAATTGCGCGCGGCTGATCAGAACTTTCAGTTGGGCGGCACCACAATTACCGATACCTACGAAGCAAAATCACGCCTGGATCTGACTCGGGCGAGCGTCTTGCAGGCAGAAAATGCCCTGCAAGTGGCTCAGGACAAGCTGGCTGCGCTAACGCTGGAGCGCTATGAAACACTGGCTCGCCTGCGCGAACCGTTGCGTCTGCCCGCCCCGCAGCCTGCGAACCTGCAGGACTGGCTGGATCAGTCCAGCCAATCCGGCTTGAGCGTCGCGCTGGCCGATATCAAGGCTCGTGCCGCCGAAGAACAGCTGAAAAGCACCCAGGCCCTGCACGAGCCAACCTTGGCCTTGAAGGCTCAGACCGGCAGCGGTAGCGACCAGACTCTGTTTGGCCAGGCGGGCGGTGGCCCGCGTTCGCTGAACAGTGCGTTGGGTCTGGAACTAAGCATCCCGATTTTCCGTGGCGGTGAAACCAGCTCACAAGTTCGTGAACAAAGCTCGCGCCTGCAACAAGCCCGCTACGATCACCAGTTCGCCATTCAGCAATCCATCCAGCAGACGCGCCAGTACTTCTCTGGCGTCACTACGGGCCTGGTCCGTGTGCAAGCACTGGAAGCAGCCACCAAGTCCAGCCAGGATGCTCTGGAGGCCAACAAGCTGGCCTACGAAGTCGGTGTGCGTGTAAATATCGACGTGCTCAATGCCCAGCAGCAGCTTTACGAAGCACAACGTAGCTTGGCTCAAGCCCGTTATGAGGTTCTGATGAACAGCCTGCGCTTGAAAGCAGCCAGCGGCACACTGAACGAAAACGACCTGCGCGCCGTGAACGATCTGCTTCAACCCGCATCCTGAGGCGGCTCAGGCAAAGCTACAACAAAGCTCTCCCATTGAATCCTCGAGATTCTGAAAACCCGAGATATATACGTAGCGCTCTTTGCTCACAGTAGCAATGTCAGACAATCAGCAGCTCACAGCAGCTTCGGTGCACATGTTCCTGTCTATATGTACAAGACACGATGCCTGAGTCAAACAGGCAAAAAAAATCCCGGACCATTGCCGGGATTCAAAACTTCCATACAACTTGATCAGTCACGCAGCTTCTTGACCAGCGCGGTTGTAGAACGCTGGAACTCGAAGGGAATTGCGACAGCGTCACCACCCCAGCTACGCACCAAGGCCGTTTCAGGCAAGGCTTCCATATCGTAGTCGCCACCCTTCACGATCAGGTCCGGGCGCAGTGCTGCGATCAAGGCTTCAGGCGTGTCCTCGTCAAACAGGACCACCGCATCCACGCAAGCCAGTGCAGCCAACAAGGCGGCGCGATCCTGCTCGGGATTGATGGGGCGCTCCGGCCCCTTGTTCAGGCGTCGAACCGAGGCATCGGTGTTCACACCGACAATCAGCGAGGCACCCAGCTGGGCGGCCTCGTCCAGGTAGCTGACATGCCCACGGTGCAAGATATCAAACACACCGTTGGTAAAGACCAGCGGGCGCGCCAGGCGCCCCTGCTCCACCGCTTCACGCAAGGCATCCAGACCCAGCACCTTGGCCTCGAAACGTGCGCTCATATCAAGCCTGTACCAGAGTCGAATCGGAGCCGACCTGACGGGCCAGATCCTTGCGGTAGCGGTTCAATTCCTGCACGGTTTCAAAGGAGCTGCCCATCAGCAGCGACATATTGTGCAAGATGCGCGAGCTGACCTTGTGCTCCCATTCCTTGTCGAAGCGAATCTGCGTATCCAGCCAGTTTTCCAGCCAGCCGGGCGAGGGCAGCTTGGACTGCACGGTATCTTCCGGGAACATGGCTTTGTTCACGTGCAAGTTGGTGGGGTGCAGCGCCTGAGCGGTGCGGTGAGCCGAAGCCATCAGAACACCAATCTTGGAGAAAGCCAGACGAGCTTGCAGGCCAAATTCCTGGCCCTTGTGCACCAGAGCGCGCTTCATGTAGCGCAGGTAAGCGCCAGCATGACGGGCCTCGTCCTGAGCCACGATCTTGTAGATGGCCTTGATCACCGGCTCGGTATGCCAGTCGGCAGCACGGCGGTACCAGTGGTTCAGACGCACTTCGCCGCAAAAGTGCAGCATCAGCGTTTCCATGGCCGGGGCCGGATCGAAGTCAAAGCGCACTTTGTGCAGTTCTTCTTCGGTAGGCATCAGCTCGGGGCGGAAACGGCGCAGGTATTCGATCAGAACCAGCGAGTGCTTTTGTTCTTCAAAGAACCATACGGACATAAAGGCGCAAAAATCGCTGTCATCTTTATTGTCACGCAGGAACATTTCGGTAGCAGGCAAGGCAGCCCACTCGGTAATGGCGTTCATCTTGATGGTGTAGGCTTGCTCGTCAGTGAGCTTGCTGCCATCAAAGTCATCCCACGGTATGTCATGCGCGAAATTCCAGCGCACCGCTTCCATGGATTTAAATAAGTCATGGTAAAGCATAACGATTCCTAAAAAGAATCAAGCGGTTCCTTGAGGGCGGCCATTTACCGTCCGGAAGGCGCCGGAAAGCGCCAGCTTAGCAATCAGCTGGCGGACCTGCGTCTATCGTAGAACCTGCAGTTATCAGAAATATGTCAGCCACAAAAAAACTGACGCGTTGCGGAGAGATCACACTTATCGCCCCACCAAAGCCCAGATGGCCACACCGACCGCAACCGCCAATACCGCGCACAAGGCCGTCAGCAATCGGTTGGTCTGCTGCTGCGACTGGCGCAACAGCTTAAGTTCCTGGTTCAACGCCTGCCCTGTCTCCGGTCTATTCAAGCTGGAATAAACCAGACGCGGAAGCTGCGGCATGATCTGGGCCCACTGCCCGGCTTCCTGTTTCAAACGCGAGTAAAAGCCCGATGGACCAATACGCTGGTACATCCACTTTTCCAGATACGGTTTGGCGGTATCCCACAGATCCAGCTCCGGATCCAGGTCCCGCCCCATCCCTTCCACATTCAGAAGGGTTTTCTGCAGCAGCACCAGCTGCGGCTGAATTTCTACATTGAACCGGCGCGAAGTCTGGAACAGGCGCAACAGCACTTGCCCCAGGGAGATCTCGGACAAGGGCCGGTCAAAATACGGTTCACATACCGCGCGTACCGAGCCTTCCAGCTCCTCTTCGCGGGTTTCAGGTGGCACCCAGCCAGACTCAATATGCAATTGAGCCACCCGGCGGTAATCGCGCCGGAAGAAAGCCAGAAAGTTCTGTGCCAGATAATTTTTGTCGAACTCGGACAGCGAACCCACAATGCCAAAGTCCAGGGCGATGTAGCGGCCCAAGGTTTCGGGTGCGTCCGAGACATAAATATTGCCGGGGTGCATGTCGGCGTGAAAAAAACCGTCGGTAAATACCTGGGTAAAGAAAATCTCCACCCCTTTGCGGGCAAGATCCTTCAAATCCACATTGGCAGCACGCAAACGGTCAATCTGGTTGACCGGAATGCCCTTCATGCGATCCATGGTGAACACGGTCGAGGCGCAATAGTCCCAATGCACTTCGGGTACGATCAGCAGTTGCGTACGCTCTACATCTTTGGTGAAGTTGCGGCGCAACTGGCTGCAATTGGAGGCTTCGCGTATCAGGTCCAGCTCGTCGTTCAGGTACTTGTCGAACTCGGCCACCACCTCGCGCGGTTTCAGGCGGCGGGCATCGGGACCCAGGCGTTCCATGAACGCAGCCAGAACACGCATCAGGCGCAGGTCTTTATGGATGACCTCGCGCATGCCAGGGCGCAACACCTTCACGGCTACTTCGCGGCCATTATGCAGCTCGGCAAAGTGAACCTGGGCAATCGAAGCCGAAGCAATAGGTTCGCGATCGAACTGCTTGAACAGTTCGTACGGCGATGCACCCAAAGCCTTCAGAATCGTCGCTTCTGCCACCTCGGAAGGGAATGGGGGCACACGATCCTGCAACAAGGCCAGTTGTTCGGCGATATCCAGCGGAATCAGATCCCGGCGCGTGGAGAGTACCTGGCCGAACTTGACGAAAATAGGGCCCAGACTTTCCAGGGCCAAACGCAAACGCACACCGCGTGGCAACTTGGGTTTGCGGCCCAGGCGCACGACGCGCAACATGCGGGACGCCCAGGGATGGCGGATGCTCGATAGCACCAGCTCGTCCAGGCGATAACGGAATACAACCAGCAAAATAGTCAGCAAACGGCACAAGGAGAACATGCTCAGGACTCCCGCCGACGCGCATCAAGACGATTCAAGCGCTGGTCCAGTTCGTCCAGGCGTTGAGCCAGAATTGTCGATTGCTCGCGCAGCCGCTCAAGCTCGGGCCGCGTCACCAGCAAGGCACTTTCTTCAGTCAGGTATTCGCTGGCATTGCCTGCCAGACGCTGTCCCAGGTCACGCAGGCCGGAAAAAGCCCGACGCGCACCGCTGAACAGGCGCACTGCCATGACATCACCGACGATCTTGGCCAGATCATGCTCGGCATCCCAACGCAGATTGGCCGCCAGATCCGATACCAGATTGGCCAGACCCGCCTCGCCTTGTACATGCATTAATTGCGCTACACGGCTGAAATCGCCGTCTTGCAGGATTTGTGGCAACTCGGGCAGCTTGTCCTGGGGCAGCGTCAGCGTGACATCCGGCACCACGGCAGGATGGCCCTGTTCCAGTTTTCCCTGAGAACTGATGGTGTAGACCAGTTGCAAACGGCCCACAATCAGCGAGACGGTTTTACCCGCATAACTGCGCAAACGCTCACGCGCCCAATCCTCACGATCAAGCAAGGCATTGAGCAAACGCACGCCTACGGCGCCAGGTTCTAGGAATGAAGGGATACCAAGCATGTCCATGCAAGTCTACTGCCGGGGCGAGTAAACCAGTCCAATTAAAACAGCCAGTTTAACCCGACACAGACATGGCCGGATGCACGGGGCTAAAGGAACACGGGCAGATGGGATCACAGAGAAACGAGAGGTGCTCATAACAGACAGCCGCCTTGTTAAAGAGGCGGCTGTCTGTCTAGATACGCATTAAGCGTTGGGGTCAACCGGGATCTGCTGAATGCCAGCCAGCAACCAGCCAGCGCCGTCAGCCTTGAACAGATTCCAGACTTCTTCAAAGCGGAAGGCCTCTGCACCCACTTCTTCACGCAGCATGCCGGAGTAGCGCACGCTGGCCAGGTGACCGTCGGCTACCTTCTCGATACCCAGCAGCTCTGCATTGAGCAGTACCACTTGAGTCACGTTCTCGCCTTGGCGCTGAGCGATTTGAGGAGCGGCTTCCTTGAGCAGGTCGTCGGTCAGGAAGGTACGCAGTTGTTCCACGTCGCCCTTGTCCCAAAGCTTCTGGATTTCCACGAACTGGGTCTTGGCATTGGCCAGGAAAGTAGGTGTATCGAAATCACCAGGAATGAACCAGCTTTCGTCGACTGGCGGCGCTGGAACAGCGGCAGCAGCAGCGGGCTGAGCAGCAGGAGCGGCAGCAGGCATAGGTGCTGGCGCGGCCTGAGGCTGTTGCCATGGGCTAGGAGCCGGATCGGCATTGCGCATCATGGACTGACCACCGGCCTGTTGCATGGCTGGGCGAGCAGCCGAACCACGGAAACGACGCACGATAAACAGAACAGCGAAGATAACCAGACCGATCAACAAGAGGCTGGACATCATTTCCAGGAAAGCACCGCCCAGACCCATGCTGGACAGCAAGGCGGCAATACCCAGACCGGCGGCAATACCGGCGATCGGGCCCAGGAAGCGGGACATGCCCGACTTGGCAGCAGTACCCGCAGCGGCAGTACCGGCAGCAGCGGCACCCGCAGCAGGAGCAGCCGAACGAGTGGCGTTATTCGCTGCAGCAGGAGGCGTCGCTGCCGAGCGATTGCTGGTGATGTTGGAGGATTGGCGGCCAAAACTGGAGCCACCACCCATGCGTCGTGCTTCCGCATCATAAGAAACGGTCAGCAAGGCGCCGGTGCTAAAAGCCAATACAGCGGCCATGAAATAACGAGAAAGCCGTCCAGACATAGTCACAAACTCCTGACCAGAACAAGCGGTTAACACACAGGGTTTTGAAGCCCCCGGCCATGCCATCCCAGTCGATTATTCAAGAAAACTTACGATAAGCTGAACATTAACATGACAAGTTCTCATGCACCATGTTTTTTTTACCGTTAATTACAGACCAAAAACGAACGGCACCTGAAGGTGCCGCTGTATATAGAGAGGGAACGCCCGGCATCAATCCAGGCGGATGCCTTCATGCAGCGCAGCTACGCCAGCTGTCAGATTGAAATACTGCACGCGCTCCAGGCCCACTTCACGCATCATGTCGGCCAGGGTTTCCTGATCGGGGTGCATGCGAATGGATTCAGCCAGATAGCGGTAGCTTTCCTCGTCCTTGGCAACAAACTTGCCAATACGGGGCAGGATATTGAAGGAATACCAGTCATAAGGGGCCTGCAGAGGCTTGGCCACGCGGGAAAACTCCAGCACCAGCAATTTGCCGCCCGGACGCAACACCCGCTTCATTTCAGCCAGCGCACGGTCCTTGTGCGTCATGTTGCGCAAACCAAAGGCCACCGAGACGCGATCAAAATAGCCGTCAGGAAATGGCAGGTGCTCGGCATCACAGACCGCAACGGGCGTGATGATGCCCTTGTCCTGCAAACGATCACGCCCCACGCGCAGCATGGAGCTATTGATATCGGTATGCCAGACTTCGCCGTCCGCACCGGCCTGACGGGCAAAGGTCTTGGTCAAATCGCCCGTTCCCGCCGCAATATCCAGCACTTTCATGCCAGGACGCACAGCCGCTCGACCGATGGTGAAGGCTTTCCAGATACGGTGCAGGCCGCCCGACATCAGATCATTCATAATGTCGTAGTTGTTAGCCACCGAATGAAAAACCTGGGCAACTTTGCCCGCTTTTTCGCTTTCGGCGACAGTTTGAAAGCCAAAGTGCGTATCGGCGTTCTGGGCGGAGGAGTGTTGGGGACGCTGTTTTTCCATAATGGCATAATCGTAACGCAGATTTCCCGGTACAGAAACGAAAATCCCGCTGGCTAAGCGCTGCCCTTTTTTGCACATTCACAAACCTGAAACATTAACGCCATATGATGGCGCTATTACGTGCAGTCAGGGATGAATCAGCGCCTCCTGCCATGCCCTTGAGCCGCCTGCTGACATCAGCGGGCCTGGCGCCCAGGCACCATGCAGACAGCCTGCCTGACCATCTTTTATTTTTTATCGGACCAGTCTGAAGCTAACAATGAGTACAAGCATATTAGTCGTGGAAGATGAGCCTGCGATCCAGGAACTGATCTCTGTCAATCTGTCTTTTGCCGGCCATAAAGTGCTGCGCGCCTTCGATGCCGAACAAGCCCAGATCCTCATTCGCGCGGAACTGCCTGATTTGATTCTGGTGGACTGGATGCTGCCTGGCTCCTCGGGCATCAATCTGGCCCGCAAGTTGCGCTCGGACGAACGTACCCGCCATATCCCGGTCATCATGCTGACCGCCAAAGGCTCGGAGCAGGACAAGGTCGATGGCCTGGAAGCTGGCGCGGACGATTACATCACCAAGCCTTTCTCGCCCAAAGAACTGATTGCCCGCATCAAGGCTGTACTGCGTCGCCGCGCCCCCCAACTGACCGATGACGTGATCTCTATTGGCAACCTTCAGCTGGACCCCAGCACGCACCGCCTGTCCAGCCAGGGCATGGCGCTGACCATTGGGCCTACCGAGTTCCGCCTGCTGCATTTCTTCATGACACACACCGAGCGCGTATTTACCCGCTCCCAATTGCTGGATCAGGTCTGGGGTGATCACGTTTTTGTGGAAGAACGCACGGTAGACGTCCATATTCGTCGCTTGCGCAAGGCGCTGGAGCCTAGCGGACACGACAAACATATTGAAACGATTCGTGGCTCGGGCTATCGTTTTGCCCTTTCCCCACTGGAAAAGGCTCCAAGCGCCTGATCCCATGTTCAGCATATTCACGTCTATTGTTATCTGGGCCCTGTTGGGCAGCCTGATTGGCTGGTGGCTCGGGCCATTCATCGGCCTGGCCTTGTTTTGTGGCGGCCTGTTGATGCTGGTTGTCATCAGCACCTTGCAGTTGTCCCGCGTTGAGCGCTGGACCCTCAACCTGAACGATCCCCCACCGCCCGCTGTCGGCCCCTGGGACGCCATCCTGGCTCCCATCTATCGCCAATTGCGCCGCGACCGGCAGGAAATTCAGGACCTGAATCGTTACGTAGACGGCATCATGATGGCCGCCGAGGCCCTGCCCGACGGTGCCATCACCCTGAATGGGGACATGGAGCTGCAATGGTGCAACCAGACCGCCTGTGAACACATAGGCTTGAATCTGGCGACGGACCGCCATCACAGCATCTTCAATATCCTGCGCGAACCCGAGTTTTCCCGTTACGCCCGCCAGCCCCAATGGGACGGCCCTTTGCTGCTGCACCTGAGCAAAGATGGACGTGAACGCTCCTTGTTGCTGCAGTTAACCCCCTATGGCCTAGGCCAGTTCCTGATCGTGACACGTGATGTCACCCAGGTTGAAATGCTGGAGACCACCCGCAAGGACTTTGTGGCCAATGTGTCTCATGAACTGCGCACTCCCTTGACCGTATTGCTGGGTTTTCTGGAAACCCTGCAAGACATGCCTCCCGAAAGCCTGCCTTTGGAACAGCGTCAGCGCTACGAGCAAATGATGTTGGAGCAGACCCGCCACATGCAGTCGATTGTGGCCGACTTGCTGACCCTGTCCACGCTGGAATCTTCGCCCACAGTAGAGGGGGAAACCGTGCAGGTCAGCCAATTGATCGAAAGCGCGCTGAAACAAGGCGAGGCCATTTCCGGCGGCCAGCACAGCTTTGTCACGGATCTGGACCCGCGCATTGCCATTCAGGGCATGGAAACCGAACTGAGCTCGGCTGTCTCCAATCTGATTACCAATGCCGTGCGCTACACCCCCAAGGACGGCACCATCACCGTGCGCTGGTACCTGAATGACAATGGCGAGGCCTGCTACTCCGTTCAGGACACGGGCATCGGTATTGCCGCCCAGGATATTCCCCGTCTGACCGAACGCTTTTATCGCGTGGACAAGGGACGCTCCCGCTCCACGGGCGGCACCGGCCTGGGCTTGGCCATCACCAAACACATTATCGTGCGACATAACGCCGACCTGCAGATCCAGAGCCGTCTGGGCGTGGGCAGCGTGTTTATGTTGCGTTTCCCCAAGAGCCGGGTTCGACTCCAGGACAGCTAGAACATGTGGGGCCATATTGGCCCTACAATAAACGGCTCTGAAGACCACGTTGGCGGCCTTATGCCGCACAGGAGCCAAGCATGTCCCATACCAACGAGCTGCGCCCTTTCCACCTGGCTTTTCCGGTCCATGATCTGGCCGTTGCACGCCAGTTCTACGGACAGACACTGGGCTGTCCCGAAGGCCGATCCTCTGACCAATGGATTGACTTCAACTTCTACGGCCACCAGATCGTGGCCCACCTGGCCCCTTCGGAATGCGGCAGCAATGCCACCAGTGCGGTGGATGCCCATAACGTGCCCGTGCGCCACTTTGGCGTCGTGCTGGACATGCCCACCTGGCAAACACTGGCTGACAAGCTGGTTGCCGCTGGCACCAAATTCGTCATCGAACCCTACATCCGTTTCAAGGGCGAGCCTGGCGAACAGGCCACCATGTTCTTCATGGACCCTTCGGGCAATGCCCTGGAATTCAAAGCCTTCAACAGCCTGGATTCCCTTTTCGCCAAATAAAGATGCACAAAACCTGGCTACTTACCGAGCAAGGCGACCGCTGTCTGCTAGTGCAGTTCAGCGGTGAGCTTTCTCTGGACACCGGCTTGCGCTGTACCCGCGCCGCACGCTTGCTGCGCGACCACGCACCCGCCTGTGTCCGTGATCTGGTCCCCAGCTTTACCGCAGTCGCCATCCACTTCTACCCGGATGGCAGCAGCGACCAGCTCGCCCGTTTGCACGACTATGTTCACCAAGCACTGGCCGAACTGGATGCCAGCCAGGATCAGGCTGCCCCTGGTGCTCTGGTGGATATTCCCGTCTGCTATGGCGGCCCCTTCGGCCCCGACCTGCCCGCCATTGCGGAGCAACTAAGGCTAAGCCAGGAACAAGTCATTGAACTGCACAGCAGCCAGGTGCAGCTGGTATTCATGGTGGGCTTTGCGCCCGGCGCCCCCTATGTGGGCATCTTGCCCGAGCAGTTGAATGTGCCGCGTCGAGCCACTCCTCGCACCGTCTTGCCCAAAGGCTCGGTGGCCATTGCCAACCAGCAAACCATTATTTACCCCAACGAATCTCCCGGCGGTTGGCATTTGATTGGCCGCTCGCCAGTTAATTTGTTCGACGCCCGGCGCTCGCCCGCGGCCCTGCTCGCCCCTGGCGACCAGGTGCGCTTTGTGCCCCTGTCCCACGAGCAGTTTGATCACTGGACTCCCGCATGACGGTACATATCCTCAAGCCAGGCATGATGAGCAGCCTGCAAGATCGAGGCCGTTATGGACACCAGCACCTGGGGGTTTCACCCAGCGGTGCCATGGATGAACGTGCCCACCGACTGGCCCATTTGCTGGCGGGCAATACCCCCGAGCGAGATCTGGCCAGCCTGGAAATTACTGTACAAGGCCCAAGCCTGCGTTTTGACGAACCCAACCTGTTTGTCCTGACGGGCGCGGATATGAATGCCAGCCTGGACGGTCTGCCCGTGGCAGTTTTGCGCCCTACTCTGGCGCGTGCCGGACAGACACTGACCATGCAGTCCGCCAAACCCGGCCAAGGTGCCCGCAGCTACCTGTCTGTCTACGGCGGTTTTCAGCTCGAACCCTTGCTGGGTAGCCAAAGCACTCATATGCGCGTTGGCCTGGGTGGTTTCGAAGGCCGCGCCCTGAAAAAGGGCGATCAGATTCAACTGGCCCAACCCCTCCCCAATCAGGAGGCGGCGCTAGACAAGCTGCAAGACGTGCTGGATGAGCTACGGATTTACATGCCGGCGGCACTGGCCCTGGCTCCACGGGATCGCTTGCGTGTCATGCTGGATCAAGCCGATTTGTTTACCGACGAATCACTGGAACTGTTTCAAAGCCAAAGCTATCGCATCAGCCCGGCCTCAGAACGAATGGGTTATCGCCTGGAAGGCCAGCCCTTGCAGCGCA
This genomic window from Alcaligenes faecalis contains:
- the ltrA gene encoding group II intron reverse transcriptase/maturase, encoding MRKTTPRGSASSHEPQDWHAIDWRRVEQFVRTTQQRIAKATRDNDWRRVKALQRSLTHSFSARALAVRRVTENQGKRTAGVDRQLWETPALKRAAIGRLRQQRGYKPLPLRRVYIPKANGKERPLGIPTLFDRAMQALHLLGLEPVAETTSDPNSYGFRKQRSTADAMGQIFVCTSKKASAHWVLEADIQGCFDHINHQWLVDHVPMNKVVLRKWLKAGVVHKGRLSPTEEGTPQGGIISPTLANVCLNGLESDLKAYLGAQHGKTKATKLKVNVVRYADDFVITSNSKDLLETEIRPWVEAFLAQRGLRLSPEKTKVVHIDEGFDFLGWNFRKYNGKLLIKPSKKNVQAFYRKVREIVKTHLMVKQEVLIAKLNPVLRGWAQYHQPVVAKETFSRMDNLIYWRLVRWTRRRHPNKSRPWCHRRYWQSIAGRNEFAATIWTEEGSFPITLLRLADTEIVRHEKIKGEYNPFDSSWEVYGEQLRTKRLLKRIAYRTETAKLYVSQAGRCALCGEPLDYESGWHDHHLVYRMDGGSDALSNRVLLHPVCHIRVHTLGLQVAKPAR
- a CDS encoding protein-L-isoaspartate O-methyltransferase family protein, with the translated sequence MNHIALSELERARYYMVEQQIRPWNVSDEKVLQALVEVQRERFVPSSLRSSAFSDTELPLIINAVDTHETMLSPKVEARLAQELLLQPSDGVLEIGTGSGYQAALLAHLSQQVTSIEIDSKLAAFAQENLQRNNVRNVKVEVGDAHAGWGTTEYDAILVTGSVPTIPDALKYQLCIGGRLVVVVGQNPVMTAVRITRTSAASFETTPLFDTWIKPLRGTAVSQFRF
- a CDS encoding TolC family outer membrane protein is translated as MTPLRLVLLSLFAFSTTAQSQDLLQAWNQALAHEPQFGAAQAVHQADQEQVPQSRAQLLPQISAIGTAELQERRQTSKLSNQHSSDRAAWTLTLSQPVYNRNAWARYERAQLLAQGADIQLTLDRQDLMLRVSQSYFDVLAAQDTLSTLKAQQAAIDEQLRAADQNFQLGGTTITDTYEAKSRLDLTRASVLQAENALQVAQDKLAALTLERYETLARLREPLRLPAPQPANLQDWLDQSSQSGLSVALADIKARAAEEQLKSTQALHEPTLALKAQTGSGSDQTLFGQAGGGPRSLNSALGLELSIPIFRGGETSSQVREQSSRLQQARYDHQFAIQQSIQQTRQYFSGVTTGLVRVQALEAATKSSQDALEANKLAYEVGVRVNIDVLNAQQQLYEAQRSLAQARYEVLMNSLRLKAASGTLNENDLRAVNDLLQPAS
- the rfaE2 gene encoding D-glycero-beta-D-manno-heptose 1-phosphate adenylyltransferase, which encodes MSARFEAKVLGLDALREAVEQGRLARPLVFTNGVFDILHRGHVSYLDEAAQLGASLIVGVNTDASVRRLNKGPERPINPEQDRAALLAALACVDAVVLFDEDTPEALIAALRPDLIVKGGDYDMEALPETALVRSWGGDAVAIPFEFQRSTTALVKKLRD
- a CDS encoding ferritin → MLYHDLFKSMEAVRWNFAHDIPWDDFDGSKLTDEQAYTIKMNAITEWAALPATEMFLRDNKDDSDFCAFMSVWFFEEQKHSLVLIEYLRRFRPELMPTEEELHKVRFDFDPAPAMETLMLHFCGEVRLNHWYRRAADWHTEPVIKAIYKIVAQDEARHAGAYLRYMKRALVHKGQEFGLQARLAFSKIGVLMASAHRTAQALHPTNLHVNKAMFPEDTVQSKLPSPGWLENWLDTQIRFDKEWEHKVSSRILHNMSLLMGSSFETVQELNRYRKDLARQVGSDSTLVQA